TTCCTAGTGTGATTGAGCTGTTAGCTTTGACAGCACAGGCGTAGACTCAAATAGATAGATGGAGGCTGGGCATGCATCAGCTGGTACTGTTACGACACGGGCAAAGCGTATGGAACAAGGAAAATCTTTTCACCGGTTGGACCGATGTTGACCTGAGCGATGTGGGGCGGCAGGAGAGCAGAAAGGCGGGGCGCAACCTGAGGGAGAGGGGGTTTGAATTCGACCTCGCCTTCACTTCGGTGCTGAAGCGCGCCATCTGGACCCTTTATCTCACCCTCGACGAAATGGAGCTGATGTGGGTTCCGGTGCAGAAGGACTGGCGCCTGAACGAGAGGCACTACGGCGCGCTGCAGGGGCTCAACAAGGCGGAGACCGCGCAGAAATACGGCGACGACCAGGTGAAACTCTGGCGGCGCAGCTACGACATCCGCCCCCCCGCGCTGGAGGAGAGCGATCCGCGCCATCCCCAGTTCGACCCGCGCTACCGCTACCTCGGGCCGGAGCAGATGCCCTCGACGGAGTGCCTGAAGGACACCGTGGCGCGCGTCCTCCCCTGCTGGCGCGACCTCATCGCACCAGCCATCCAGAGCGGCAAGCGCACCCTCATCGCCGCCCACGGCAACAGCCTGAGGGGGCTCGTAAAATACCTCGACGGCATGAGCGACAGCGAGGTCCTCAACCTGGAGATCCCCACAGG
The DNA window shown above is from Geomonas sp. RF6 and carries:
- the gpmA gene encoding 2,3-diphosphoglycerate-dependent phosphoglycerate mutase: MHQLVLLRHGQSVWNKENLFTGWTDVDLSDVGRQESRKAGRNLRERGFEFDLAFTSVLKRAIWTLYLTLDEMELMWVPVQKDWRLNERHYGALQGLNKAETAQKYGDDQVKLWRRSYDIRPPALEESDPRHPQFDPRYRYLGPEQMPSTECLKDTVARVLPCWRDLIAPAIQSGKRTLIAAHGNSLRGLVKYLDGMSDSEVLNLEIPTGVPLVYELDEKLQPLRRYYVND